One Ignavibacterium sp. DNA segment encodes these proteins:
- a CDS encoding ATP-binding protein, with product MPENLSEKSLEQANLESLLDSSIDVIIRISDSAVIYYLSASSINLIGYLNSDLYGKSLIAFISEEQTEEFKLWLTEVFQSDKTKSFRSDLIDNKNKKVAVEFSLKRIEIDGKQFAQGTIRDIRAPKETKQNLFSSENIFNSIWKNTKDGMRLTDQDGMVVLCNTAFANLFGKPADDIINHPISDLYAAEKSEQIIKNYKRNFIQSMVKDYLETSATLWNGSQLYFEVSNSIIDDIGGKRFLLSIFRDIGERKVNENLIDKKGRLLQGIAKASNALITDSEYIDGFNIALEILGEAAGADRVYIYKHFEDDETGELYFSPQYEWTAPGITSQYKDSILGKLSYSRFAPLKFYESFINGESLKFIIKELPQELREVFIDRNIRSIILVPIMIDGAYWGFIGFDECHSDRLWSSDEESMLSALAATFGEILKKNKFRDELLRKNAELDRAVIEAQNAAKARSEFLALMSHEIRTPMNGVIGMTGLLLETMLTESQKDYVSTIRLSGEQLLVIINDILDFSKIESEKLELETQPFDLRECIEDSMDLVSTKVAEQEIELFYNIDENTPYAIYGDVTRLRQILTNLLSNAVKFTKKGEVEVIVKSEQIDYKEYLLKFNVRDTGIGIPADKLDKLFQPFSQVDSSITRSFGGTGLGLVISRKLVEMMGGEIGVISEVDKGSNFFFTIKAESVTSDKKVYSFESSSKLIGKTVMVLDQNFSNGMMLRDLMIRWKMNSGFINSLTDLIPKLESNKDSELFIINSQGFENNIQIIIEKIKNTIKSKEIGFIILKTYGKEIGVLENERSPYCKIISKPIRRKQLYQSILGFFETEVKDEQIKPAKKELTQFVPVNKFKILLVEDNNVNQMVATRMLQRIGYIADIASNGREAIEALENISYDLIFMDISMPEMDGLTACSLIRSNKELKRQPVIIAMTANAMHGDRENYLKVGMNDYISKPVNIDDLTMIIEKWSESIAREKQNDVSVDQISDIELKFIDETRILFLQDLKSQADLEFFKEMLDIYINEIPKNIELIRNAIFQNNSEHLRFYVHKLKGSSLTLGIESVLEYFKSLENMALENNITEESIVLFKKVSAQFEKIIEDIVLLKSKYANVSFPDIQ from the coding sequence ATGCCTGAAAATCTATCTGAAAAATCATTAGAACAAGCTAATCTCGAATCATTATTAGATTCTTCAATTGATGTTATTATTCGGATTTCTGATAGTGCAGTTATCTATTATTTGAGTGCTTCTTCTATTAATTTAATTGGATATTTGAATTCAGATTTATATGGTAAATCACTAATTGCGTTTATCAGTGAAGAACAAACTGAAGAGTTTAAATTGTGGCTTACAGAAGTTTTCCAATCTGATAAAACTAAAAGCTTCAGATCTGATTTAATTGACAATAAAAATAAAAAAGTTGCAGTCGAGTTTTCTCTCAAACGAATTGAGATTGATGGAAAACAATTTGCACAGGGAACAATCAGAGATATCAGAGCTCCTAAAGAAACAAAGCAAAATTTATTTAGCTCTGAAAACATTTTTAATTCAATCTGGAAAAACACAAAAGATGGAATGAGATTAACTGACCAGGATGGAATGGTTGTACTTTGTAATACAGCATTTGCTAATCTGTTTGGCAAACCTGCTGATGATATTATCAATCATCCAATCAGCGATCTTTATGCTGCGGAAAAAAGTGAACAGATAATTAAAAACTACAAGCGGAATTTTATTCAAAGCATGGTTAAAGATTATCTTGAAACATCTGCAACTTTATGGAATGGAAGTCAACTGTATTTTGAAGTCTCAAATTCTATAATAGATGATATTGGCGGAAAAAGATTTTTGCTTAGTATTTTCAGAGATATTGGTGAAAGAAAAGTAAATGAGAATCTGATTGATAAGAAGGGAAGGTTGCTTCAGGGAATTGCTAAAGCTTCAAATGCATTAATAACTGATTCAGAATATATAGACGGATTTAACATTGCTCTGGAAATTCTTGGCGAAGCTGCCGGTGCCGACAGGGTTTATATCTATAAACATTTCGAAGATGATGAAACCGGTGAATTATATTTCAGCCCTCAATATGAGTGGACTGCTCCTGGGATTACATCTCAATACAAAGATTCTATATTAGGTAAGCTTTCTTATTCCAGATTTGCACCATTAAAATTTTATGAATCTTTTATAAATGGCGAATCACTAAAATTTATAATTAAAGAATTGCCTCAGGAATTGCGTGAAGTTTTTATTGATAGAAATATCCGCTCAATTATTTTAGTTCCAATTATGATTGATGGAGCTTACTGGGGTTTTATCGGATTTGATGAATGCCACTCTGATAGATTGTGGAGCAGCGATGAAGAGTCAATGTTAAGCGCATTGGCTGCTACTTTCGGCGAAATATTAAAGAAGAATAAGTTTCGTGATGAGCTGCTCAGGAAAAATGCCGAACTGGATAGGGCGGTAATTGAAGCACAAAACGCTGCAAAAGCCAGAAGCGAGTTTTTAGCTTTAATGAGCCACGAAATCAGAACTCCGATGAATGGAGTTATCGGGATGACAGGATTGTTGCTTGAAACAATGCTGACTGAATCACAGAAGGATTATGTAAGTACAATAAGATTGAGCGGTGAGCAGCTCCTGGTTATTATAAACGATATACTTGATTTTTCAAAAATTGAATCTGAAAAGCTTGAGCTTGAAACACAGCCATTTGATCTTAGAGAATGTATCGAAGATTCTATGGACCTTGTATCAACAAAGGTAGCTGAGCAGGAAATCGAACTTTTTTATAATATTGATGAAAATACACCTTATGCAATTTACGGTGATGTTACAAGATTAAGACAAATTCTAACTAACCTGCTGAGTAATGCAGTAAAGTTTACAAAAAAAGGTGAAGTTGAAGTAATAGTAAAATCTGAGCAAATCGATTATAAAGAATATTTATTGAAATTTAATGTCAGAGATACCGGCATTGGAATTCCTGCTGATAAACTTGATAAACTGTTTCAGCCTTTTAGTCAGGTTGATTCATCAATTACCAGAAGTTTCGGAGGTACTGGTTTAGGTCTGGTTATAAGTAGAAAACTTGTTGAAATGATGGGCGGTGAAATTGGTGTAATCAGCGAAGTGGACAAAGGCAGTAATTTCTTCTTTACTATTAAAGCTGAATCTGTTACTTCTGATAAAAAAGTTTATTCTTTTGAATCCTCTTCTAAACTGATTGGCAAAACTGTTATGGTTCTTGATCAGAACTTTTCTAATGGGATGATGCTTAGAGATTTGATGATTAGATGGAAAATGAACTCAGGATTTATTAACAGTCTTACTGATTTAATTCCGAAACTTGAATCAAACAAAGACTCGGAATTGTTTATAATAAACTCACAGGGTTTTGAAAATAATATTCAAATCATAATTGAAAAAATTAAAAATACTATTAAGTCCAAAGAAATTGGATTTATCATTTTAAAAACTTATGGAAAAGAAATTGGTGTACTTGAAAATGAACGCTCCCCTTACTGTAAAATCATTTCTAAACCAATCAGACGAAAACAATTATATCAATCAATCTTAGGTTTTTTTGAAACAGAAGTTAAAGACGAACAAATAAAACCTGCAAAAAAAGAGTTAACACAGTTTGTTCCTGTAAACAAGTTTAAGATACTTCTTGTTGAAGATAATAATGTTAATCAGATGGTTGCAACAAGAATGCTGCAAAGAATTGGTTACATTGCAGATATTGCTTCTAATGGAAGAGAAGCAATTGAAGCATTGGAAAATATCAGTTACGATTTAATATTTATGGATATTTCTATGCCGGAGATGGATGGGCTTACGGCTTGCTCGCTTATTCGTTCAAATAAGGAGTTAAAAAGACAGCCCGTAATTATTGCAATGACTGCAAATGCTATGCATGGTGATCGGGAAAATTATTTGAAAGTAGGAATGAATGATTACATCAGCAAACCAGTAAATATTGATGATCTGACAATGATTATTGAAAAATGGTCTGAATCAATAGCTCGTGAAAAGCAAAACGATGTTTCTGTTGATCAAATATCAGACATTGAACTTAAATTTATTGATGAGACGAGAATCCTGTTCTTGCAGGACTTAAAGTCTCAAGCTGATCTTGAGTTCTTTAAAGAAATGCTTGATATATATATAAATGAAATCCCGAAAAATATTGAACTGATAAGAAATGCAATTTTTCAAAATAATTCAGAACACTTGCGTTTCTATGTTCATAAATTAAAAGGCTCATCCTTAACACTTGGAATTGAAAGTGTTCTGGAATATTTCAAGTCGCTCGAAAATATGGCATTGGAAAATAATATAACTGAAGAATCAATCGTTTTGTTCAAGAAAGTTTCTGCTCAGTTTGAAAAGATTATTGAGGATATTGTTTTGTTAAAAAGCAAATATGCAAATGTCAGTTTTCCTGATATTCAATAA
- a CDS encoding site-specific DNA-methyltransferase, with the protein MNHINKKRAPLNRTLDITSKEAARFRKSLLKLESKSSVEEITGRIINQDIFSAAEYLPVKFVDLLFIDPPYNLNKNFSTLKFREMKNSEYEKWTDSWLQKIVKILKPDASIYFCCDWKTSIPTYNVLKKYFNVRNRITWEREKGRGAKDNWKNSYEDIWYCTVSDKFTFNTDAVKLKRLVRAPYKSDNGNPKDWKKENGKNFRITHPSNLWNDITIPFWSMPENTDHPTQKPEKLLAKIILASTNENDFVFDPFLGSGTTAVTAKKLNRKFCGVEIDETFAALASKRLEFAEKDKSIQGYHDGVFWERNSLMEQKKK; encoded by the coding sequence ATGAATCACATTAATAAAAAACGGGCACCATTAAACCGAACTTTAGATATTACCAGTAAAGAAGCTGCTCGTTTCCGGAAGTCTCTTCTGAAATTGGAAAGTAAATCTTCTGTTGAAGAAATAACCGGAAGAATAATAAATCAGGATATATTTAGTGCGGCAGAATATCTGCCTGTCAAATTTGTTGACTTATTATTTATTGACCCTCCTTATAATCTGAATAAAAATTTTTCAACTCTTAAGTTCAGGGAGATGAAAAATAGTGAATATGAAAAATGGACAGATTCCTGGCTGCAGAAAATTGTTAAAATCTTAAAACCAGATGCTTCCATTTATTTCTGCTGCGATTGGAAAACCTCAATTCCAACTTATAACGTTTTAAAAAAATATTTTAATGTGCGTAACAGAATAACCTGGGAACGTGAAAAGGGAAGAGGCGCAAAAGATAATTGGAAGAATTCTTACGAAGATATTTGGTACTGCACTGTTTCTGACAAATTTACTTTTAATACTGATGCAGTTAAATTAAAAAGATTAGTCCGCGCTCCTTATAAATCTGATAATGGCAATCCTAAAGACTGGAAAAAAGAGAATGGAAAAAATTTCAGAATAACTCATCCATCTAATTTGTGGAATGATATAACAATTCCGTTTTGGTCTATGCCGGAGAATACAGATCATCCAACACAGAAACCGGAAAAGTTACTTGCTAAAATTATTCTTGCAAGTACAAATGAAAATGATTTTGTTTTTGATCCTTTTCTTGGTTCGGGAACAACTGCAGTAACAGCAAAAAAACTTAATCGCAAATTCTGTGGAGTTGAGATTGATGAAACTTTTGCTGCTCTTGCATCAAAGCGTTTAGAGTTTGCAGAAAAAGATAAATCAATTCAAGGTTACCACGATGGAGTTTTTTGGGAAAGAAATAGTTTAATGGAGCAGAAGAAAAAGTAA